GACGCCGTACCGATCCGCCGCCCGCGCCGCGAACTCCGCCGTGCGCTCGTGCATGGACGATCGAGGCCCGCGGACCGCTAAGAAACTCCCGGCCGCGACGCGCCGTCTCGACTCACCGACCGACGAGCGCGAACCGACCGCTACCGCGTCCGCAACTCGTCTTTGTCCTTTATGACGCGGGCGTCGCCCTCGCCGGACGTGACCTCGTTGACGAGGTCATAGAGGTCGTTTTGCAGCCCCGCGGGGAAGGTCAACACGCCGACCCACGACCCGTCGTTTTGCCACTCTTCGCGCTCTAAGTCGCCGAACTCGCGGACCTGTGCCTGTCCGGAGCCGGCGTAGTCGGCCGGCAGTTGGACCGCCATCGTCACCTCTTCGAACCGGATCGGGATGACGGGCCGGAGCGCTTCGAGGGCGTCGTCGACCTGGTTTTCGACCGGCTCCATCGGGTCGACCTGGAAGCCGGCCTCGGTCAGCGCGCGCTCGATTCGCTCGGGCGGGTGCGGGGAGTCGTCCATCTGCGGGTTCACCGCGTTGCGCGTGATGGTGGTCACGAGTTGGTTGTGCTTCCGCTCTTGCATCTCCTCGCGCTGTTCGGCGGTGATCTGTATCTCGCCGCGCCTGACGATCTCGGGGATTATCTCCAGCGGGTCCGTCGTCTCGAAGACCGTCTCTAAGTCCGCCTCAGCCGGCCTGTCGCCACGAGACGCGTTCTCGAACACGTCCTCGGCGGCGATGACGTCCTGCAGTTCTCCGTCGAACTCGCCCCGCTTCATCGAGAGCGCGGCCTCCGGATCGATCAGCACCTCGAACCGTTCGCCGTGCGACTCCAAGCGGGCCGTCACGGCCTCGTCGAGCGATATCATATCTCCCGCTACCACCCCTACGGTGAAAAAGCCTCCCGCGCCGCCGATGGAGTCGCCTCGCCGCGCGTTCAGGTCACCCGCCCGCCGACGGGCGCTCGTCCGTCCACGCCTCGCGACAGGCCTGCGAACAGAAGTGTCGATGCACCGCGTCGTCGCCGTCGACCCACGTGACGGTTCGGCGGCCGACGCCGAGCGCCGGGTCCCCACAACTCGCGCAGCGCGGCGCGGACTCCTCGTCGACGTCCTCCTCGAGGTCGGAAGTCGGGTCTACCATACCCGTTCGTACACCCCCGGCTACTTGAACCTGCGAGGGGCGGCAGTTCTAGCCGTGCGACTCACTCCCGAACGGGCCGCCCGTCGCCCATCCCCGATCGGTTCCCGCGTCGCCGTCGGTCGGTCGAGGCCGGCGTCAGCGAGGGGTGTTCGACCGTGAGTTCCGAATCGGGCGTCGGATCGAGAATCGTTCGCTCCCGGCCGTCCGGCCACCGGACGTGGACGCGGAGCGGGGTCGCGCCGCCGAGCCCGAAGTGGGCGACCGGCTCCGTCTGGCAGAGGCAGCCGCCGCCGGCGTCGACCGTGCGTCGCTGCTCACCGTCGTCGGTCCTGAGCCGGACCACGGCGCCTCGCGCGGGAGCCCCGTGGCGGGTCGTCGGGCGGACCCGGAGCCACCCGGCGGCCGTCGCGCTCGGGTCCTTATAAATCGAGATCGGCTGGGCGGCGACCTCGCCGTGGACGACGAGCAGTTCCAAGACGCCGTCGGCGTCGATGTCCGCCGCCACCGCGCCGGTTCCGAAGCCGTCCGGCTCGGCGGCCGGGCCGGGGTCGACGCGACGCCAGGGGGTGTCGCCGCCGGACGCGTCGGGGTCGCCCCCCCGCTCACCCTCCCGTGCGAACAGCCGGTTGGGTTCGCCGGAGGCGTTGAAGAACAGCTCCTCGCGGCCGTCGTTGTCGAAGTCGGCGGCGACGACGGTTCGGATACGCCCCGTCTCGCGGAACGCCGGCGGCGCCGCGTCGACGAAGCCGTCTCCGGGCGACTGACGGAGGAGCCGGTTCGCCCCGCCCTCGTTCCCGATGGCGACGGCGAACCGCCCGCCCTCGTCGACGAGGGCCGCCCCTCGCGTGTCGCCCGCGGGATCGGAGAGCGCGGCGTCGCCGGCGGTCCGGTCGTAGTGACCCCCCTCGTTCCGGAACAGGTGGTTCGGGCCGCGCTCGACGCCGGCGAACAGGTCGCCTTCCCCCGAGCAGTCGGGGACCGCGAGCAGCGACCGACAGCCCTCGTCGACTGTCAGCCCTACCGCGTCGGCCATGTCGGTTATC
This genomic window from Halorubrum sp. PV6 contains:
- a CDS encoding CRTAC1 family protein, which produces MFTERSDLVADDDPVRGYGVAVTPGRDGPLVFVAGYGEPNRLYARDGDRFVDTACGIVADGTRHGMGVCAADLDADGCEEVYVHNCTKGVDGGGDPDLLLNRLESERYRWIDLFALDVNADRLAVRAGRSVAALDRLGTGRYGVAVSGYTAPLAFYEVGDDGEITDMADAVGLTVDEGCRSLLAVPDCSGEGDLFAGVERGPNHLFRNEGGHYDRTAGDAALSDPAGDTRGAALVDEGGRFAVAIGNEGGANRLLRQSPGDGFVDAAPPAFRETGRIRTVVAADFDNDGREELFFNASGEPNRLFAREGERGGDPDASGGDTPWRRVDPGPAAEPDGFGTGAVAADIDADGVLELLVVHGEVAAQPISIYKDPSATAAGWLRVRPTTRHGAPARGAVVRLRTDDGEQRRTVDAGGGCLCQTEPVAHFGLGGATPLRVHVRWPDGRERTILDPTPDSELTVEHPSLTPASTDRRRRGNRSGMGDGRPVRE
- a CDS encoding ribosome assembly factor SBDS — protein: MISLDEAVTARLESHGERFEVLIDPEAALSMKRGEFDGELQDVIAAEDVFENASRGDRPAEADLETVFETTDPLEIIPEIVRRGEIQITAEQREEMQERKHNQLVTTITRNAVNPQMDDSPHPPERIERALTEAGFQVDPMEPVENQVDDALEALRPVIPIRFEEVTMAVQLPADYAGSGQAQVREFGDLEREEWQNDGSWVGVLTFPAGLQNDLYDLVNEVTSGEGDARVIKDKDELRTR